TTATTAATAAGCCTACGGACCTTCTTCTCCGGAACGTTTAACTGTTTTGCCAAAGCTAAGATCGTCAGGTTTTCTTGTAAGAATACCTTTTGGTCTTTTAATAGGGAATCCAGTTTTTTGAGCAGGGCTTCGTCTAAAGGTTCATCGGTTGCTTCTTCTTTTTGAACTTCTCCATTTGGAAATACATTCTCTCTAAATTGGAAAATTTTAAATGAAATGAAAAATACCAATACAAATATGAAAGAAGAATTGATCAGATCTAATTGTGCAGAATATCCAGCGTCTTTGGTGATTACTTCCATCAATACGACTGACATGCTATAAAGCCCTGTTACCCAAGAGAAGATAACCCTGAATTCTCTTCTGGATTCTAATAAATCTATATTCTTATCTTTTAAAACTCTTCCCAAAGTAAGTAAAATAAGTCCTAGATAGAATACCTGGGGCATGCTGAATAATACTTTAGCTAAAACAGAACCTTGGCTTCTGATATCTGAAGCAAGAAAAACATAAAAACAGAATGTATTTAGAGAAAGAAATAATACACCATGCCAGACTTTCAGTTTGAATCCGTCTTCGAAAAGGCTGGATACAAATAAATAAAAAAAGATAGAAACAGAAAAACAGCCGGAATGGACCAGTATTAGTAAGAATATATTTGTAGAATGGTCCAACCATGGACAAATAAAATAAGCGATCAAAGAAGATATGAATAAACTTCCAAGTAAGCTCTGAGTGCTTAGTTTTACTCGGATTAGAAAGTTTAAGATTAGAAAGCCCAACTGAGCGATCGTAGCAGCTTTTAAATAATGGATCAGATTTGTGGTTTCGAACATCAATCTACGATAGGCAAAGAAACTGTGGCGAGTACCACTTCTACAGGTTTTTCCCCAAGAGAATGATCGATAACATTATGTATTGAGAAAATCCCGCCGTGTTTTTTTATTACGAAGTCCACAATCGTCAATCCTAAACCGGTAAAATATTCCTCTTCTTCTAAATTTTCATCCACAAAACCTGCGAGTCTATAGAATGGTTGTTTAACCAATAACTCCTTATTTTTAGGAATGCCCGGGATTGATTGCGGATCAAATTCATTTTTCAGGTTGATATTCAAATACCCTCCTGAAGCGGAGATGTATATGTTTATGACTGAATTATTAGAAGAATATTTCAAAGCATTGATCAATAGTTCTGTAAATATTCTGCTGAGCGAATTTGGATCAGCATCTATATCGTATCCGTTAGTAGGAAGGGAAATCTGGGGGATTAGTACATTCTTCTTTTTGCTATATTGTTTATTAGAACTTTCTAATTTTAGTCTGGATTTTTCTAATAGATCATGAATCTGTCCGCTATTTGTTTTTTGGAAAGAATTTAGGAAATTTTTGTTGAGTATCTCTAAACTTTTTTCGAGAGAACGAAGTCCTTTTTTGGTGTAATGAATATTTTCAAAAAGTAATTCGACTACATCAGAAGAGAAATTATAAGATGTTTCTTCCTTTTTAGCGGTTGCTTGAAGTATTTCTACAATACTTACAATTGCTCCAAAACCTCCTCCGCTAAAAAAACTTTGTTTTAGATTATTGAGTGTACTCTTGGAAAGATCTATATTCTTTTCTAGATCAGTAAGCCAGGATTGTTTGTATAAGATCCAATTAAGTTGAGCCTTAAGACGTTCTTCATTTTCCTGCGTCAGAATTCTTTCACTTTCTTTTAAACGTATAAATTCAGAAATCCTTTCCAGGATTTGGTATAATCTATCTCTGTCTATCGGTTTGATAATATAATCGAATATACCTAATTTCATTACCTTGATGATGATCTCCGGCACGTCATTACCAGAAATTACAATAAAAAGTGACTCAGGCTTTTTTTCTTTTATCGTTTTGATAAAATCGAACCCGTTCATGACGGGCATTTCTAGATCCACCAAAAATAGGGAATATTCTTTTAACTCTGCCATTTCGCAGGCGATTTTTCCGTCCGAGGCGGTATCCGCGTCTACGCCGAAACTTTTGGCTAATCTTGCGATAAGATCTCTGGTTTCTCTCTGGTCTTCTACAATTAAAATTGGATTATGTAGGTTTAATCTATGTATCATTATTAAAACAGAGCGTGTTTTAAATATTTTGCATATAGAAAGGTTTTAAAATAAGAACTTTAAATTTTCGTTATGCGGAACCAATTTCATTGAATTTGTATAAATTTGTAAAGATGAAAATGTAAAGCATTTTTTCATAAACCACAAATGAATAATTGACAATATACCAATGAATGCGTTATCCGCCTGTTTTATTCCTCTTTACAAAAAAGAATACTGAATTAAAACTCCCGGGGATTTATATCCGGGGAGAGAATGGAATGATATTAGCAGCAAGAATTTTAGCGACTATCGTCGGCTTATTGCATGTTTGGATCTTCATCATGGAAAGTGTATTATGGATGCGCCCTCGTATTCACAGAAGATTCGGAGTCACGGATACAAAATTAGCAGAAGCGATGAAGGGTGTCTTTTTGAACCAAGGTTTCTATAATTTATTCCTCGCGATCGGTGCATTATATGGTGCGATCTTTTTCGAGATACATCCAGGTTTTGCTCCGGCAATCTTAGCATTCTCTTGTCTTTCCGTTTTTGGAGCAGGGCTTGTATTATTAGTTTCTAGACCAGCGATGGCAAGAGCCGCAATCATCCAAGGACTTCCTCCTTTGATTGCAGTTATTCTATATTTCATTTCCTGTAACGGACAAAATTAGAATATATTCGTCTCAAAGACCCCAACTAGCTCTTGGGGTTTTTCGGGCGAAACTATTACTAAAACACAGAGTTGTAATCTTTCTTTTAAAACTTACGGATGTTTTTTAGAAAAATTTAGGATGTACCAATTGATCCATTCGTTCTTTGAAGCGAATTTCAATCCGGTAACCGATTTTAATGCTGCAATCAGCAACTTTCTATTTCGAGATCTTGAATCTTCTTGTAGCAATCGAATTAAGATCGGCACACTTGCAGGATCTTTTTTAGCTCCTAATTGAGAAACTGCAACCTGGTGAAGATTGATATTCTCACTCTCCGCATATTTTTCCAAAATTTTACGGGACTCTTCTCCCGGAATTGAAGTGATTGCAGCGAGAGTGATAGGGGCCAAATCAGGAAAATCTTCTGTTTTTTTATCTAAAAGAGAAAGAGATTTAGGAGAAGCGATCATCCCCAAACTTTCGGAAGCAATCTTTGCCAATTTCTGATCTTTAGATTTGCAAGCTTCTTCTACATACGGAAGGCCATCTTCTGAGCCGATTGCTCCTAATGCCCAAACTGCTCCGTATCTTGCCTCTGTTTGGTCTTCTTTTAATACTTTAACAAGTACTGGGATACTTCTTTTATCGCCTAAGTATCCTAAGGACTGAGCAATGATCTCTCTATCTGGAATATTAGGATCTAATAATGCTTTTTCTATCTCTTCTCTCGCTTTTGAAAATTTGATACGACCTAAAACATGGGCTGCCGGAGCCTTTGCTAAAGCTTTTCCCTTAACCAAAACTTCTAAAATTCGAGTAGTGAACCCAGGATCAGGAACTCCAATTAGAACATCCGCTGCTCTGTATCGGATCTCTTTATCTTGGTTCTCTATAACAGGGAGAACCAAAGGTAAAATTTTAGGATCTTTGATATCTATAAGTGCAATGGTGGAATTTTCTCTTCCTTTATCAAAATCTGCCTGTATTGCTTTTACTAAAAGTGGAATAGATTTTTTACTTCTGATCTTTCCAAGGGCCAAGTAAACGGCAGCCAAAGTGGGTCCTGGTTCAGAATGTAAAGATAGATCTATAAGATAATCCTCGGCTTCTGGAATATTCAATTTTCCTAATGCCATTGCGAATGTTTTGGCCTTATCGGGATTTTTGTTTGATCTAGCGGAAGCTAAAATGATATTTCCTGATTGTCTCGCATTGATTCGGACCAAAGTATCTACAGCTAATAATCGAATATTCGAATCTTCTTGGTTTAGCAGATTTGCTATACGGTTTCCTGCCTGAGGATCTTCCATTCTTGCTATGGATTCCAAAACCGTAGCCACATCAATTCCCGATTTAGGATCTAAAAAGTTTAGAATTTCAGGAAGAGAAGATCTATCTTTCCAAATCCCTAAAGCTAAGATTGCCGGGCCTTTTGTAATTTCTTCCGAAGATCTCATCCATTCACGAGCGATAGGGATGAATTTTCTTTCGTTTCTGGAGGCCAATTCTAAAATTGCTTGGGCCCTTGTTCTTGGATTCTGGCTTTTTAGATCAGAGGCAACTTGTTCTAGGCTAGGAATTTCTTCTTCTTGGACTTCGGGTAGAAGGTCAGGGCGAGGAGGACCAAAACATCCTAAAGTAAAACAAATGAGCATAGTGCCGAGTATCATAAATATTGAAATGAATTTTAACATTATAAAAATAGAATATACTTTGAATTTCATAAACATTATCTAGGCACCGATTCAGAAGCTTGCCTTAACTGTAATAATTCCTTCTGCCAAGAAGCGATATCAGAATTTGCCTGAGGAATTTGAGAAGAATCCATTCTGCCTTGTTGGATTGCGTATTGTACCAATTGTATTCTGGATTCTAATTCGGATATTTTATAAGAGAAATAAGCCTTTTGTTCTTCTGGAGTTACATTCAGATCACTTGGGCGAGTCGGAACAGATCCAGTTTGCGCATATCTACCTTCATTTCTTGATAAAGCAAACTTGGATTCTGCAGAA
The genomic region above belongs to Leptospira saintgironsiae and contains:
- a CDS encoding HEAT repeat domain-containing protein, producing the protein MMFMKFKVYSIFIMLKFISIFMILGTMLICFTLGCFGPPRPDLLPEVQEEEIPSLEQVASDLKSQNPRTRAQAILELASRNERKFIPIAREWMRSSEEITKGPAILALGIWKDRSSLPEILNFLDPKSGIDVATVLESIARMEDPQAGNRIANLLNQEDSNIRLLAVDTLVRINARQSGNIILASARSNKNPDKAKTFAMALGKLNIPEAEDYLIDLSLHSEPGPTLAAVYLALGKIRSKKSIPLLVKAIQADFDKGRENSTIALIDIKDPKILPLVLPVIENQDKEIRYRAADVLIGVPDPGFTTRILEVLVKGKALAKAPAAHVLGRIKFSKAREEIEKALLDPNIPDREIIAQSLGYLGDKRSIPVLVKVLKEDQTEARYGAVWALGAIGSEDGLPYVEEACKSKDQKLAKIASESLGMIASPKSLSLLDKKTEDFPDLAPITLAAITSIPGEESRKILEKYAESENINLHQVAVSQLGAKKDPASVPILIRLLQEDSRSRNRKLLIAALKSVTGLKFASKNEWINWYILNFSKKHP
- a CDS encoding AraC family transcriptional regulator, with protein sequence MFETTNLIHYLKAATIAQLGFLILNFLIRVKLSTQSLLGSLFISSLIAYFICPWLDHSTNIFLLILVHSGCFSVSIFFYLFVSSLFEDGFKLKVWHGVLFLSLNTFCFYVFLASDIRSQGSVLAKVLFSMPQVFYLGLILLTLGRVLKDKNIDLLESRREFRVIFSWVTGLYSMSVVLMEVITKDAGYSAQLDLINSSFIFVLVFFISFKIFQFRENVFPNGEVQKEEATDEPLDEALLKKLDSLLKDQKVFLQENLTILALAKQLNVPEKKVRRLINKGLGYRNFNEFLNHYRIQEAKFIFSDPSKNDFQVLRIAMDLGYGSLAPFNRAFKEIVGMTPSDFRKQNSSAK
- a CDS encoding ATP-binding response regulator; this encodes MIHRLNLHNPILIVEDQRETRDLIARLAKSFGVDADTASDGKIACEMAELKEYSLFLVDLEMPVMNGFDFIKTIKEKKPESLFIVISGNDVPEIIIKVMKLGIFDYIIKPIDRDRLYQILERISEFIRLKESERILTQENEERLKAQLNWILYKQSWLTDLEKNIDLSKSTLNNLKQSFFSGGGFGAIVSIVEILQATAKKEETSYNFSSDVVELLFENIHYTKKGLRSLEKSLEILNKNFLNSFQKTNSGQIHDLLEKSRLKLESSNKQYSKKKNVLIPQISLPTNGYDIDADPNSLSRIFTELLINALKYSSNNSVINIYISASGGYLNINLKNEFDPQSIPGIPKNKELLVKQPFYRLAGFVDENLEEEEYFTGLGLTIVDFVIKKHGGIFSIHNVIDHSLGEKPVEVVLATVSLPIVD
- a CDS encoding DUF1304 domain-containing protein; translated protein: MILAARILATIVGLLHVWIFIMESVLWMRPRIHRRFGVTDTKLAEAMKGVFLNQGFYNLFLAIGALYGAIFFEIHPGFAPAILAFSCLSVFGAGLVLLVSRPAMARAAIIQGLPPLIAVILYFISCNGQN